The Budorcas taxicolor isolate Tak-1 chromosome 18, Takin1.1, whole genome shotgun sequence genome window below encodes:
- the C18H19orf33 gene encoding immortalization up-regulated protein, with protein MEFDLSAAVESTSKKPQGAGKVGDPKHSPPKVQGGSADNLKHHHGHGHGQGSASDSSSSSSDSENEAKPGSEPHKSASGKVKKPKVKKEKKKEEGKKKASH; from the exons ATGGAGTTCGACCTGTCGGCAG CCGTGGAGTCCACCTCCAAGAAGCCCCAAGGGGCAGGCAAGGTGGGAGACCCCAAGCACAGCCCCCCCAAAGTTCAGGGCGGGTCAGCTGATAACCTAAAG CATCACCACGGCCATGGCCACGGCCAAGGGAGCGCCTCAGATTCCAGCAGCAGCTCCAGTGATTCGGAAAATGAGGCGAAG CCCGGCTCGGAGCCGCACAAGAGCGCCTCAGGCAAGGTCAAGAAGCccaaggtgaaaaaggagaagaagaaggaggaagggaagaagaaggcTTCCCACTGA
- the YIF1B gene encoding protein YIF1B isoform X2 translates to MNPAGLAAVGTPRQPSKRRVPVSQPGMADPHQLFDDTSSSQSRGYGAQRVPGGLGYPAASASPQGAFLADPVSNMAMAYGSSLAAQGKELVDKNIDRFIPVTKLKYYFAVDTMYVGKKLGLLVFPYLHQDWEVRYQQDTPVAPRFDVNAPDLYIPAMAFITYVLVAGLALGTQDRFSPDLLGLQASSALAWLTVEVLAILLSLYLITVNTDLSTIDLVAFLGYKYVGMIGGVLMGLLFGKIGYYLVLGWCCVSIFVFMIRTLRLKILAEAAAEGIPVRGARNQLRMYLTMAVAAAQPLLMYWLTFHLVR, encoded by the exons CCTCGAAGCGGAGGGTTCCTGTGTCCCAGCCAGGCATGGCTGACCCCCACCAGCTTTTTGATGACACGAGTTCATCCCAGAGCCGGGGCTATGGGGCCCAGAGGGTGCCTGGCGGCCTGGGCTACCCTGCAGCCTCCGCCTCGCCCCAGGGGGCCTTCCTGGCTGATCCTGTGTCCAACATGGCCATGGCCTATGGGAGCAGCCTCGCTGCGCAGGGCAAGGAGCTGGTGGATAAGAAC ATCGACCGCTTCATCCCTGTCACCAAGCTCAAGTATTACTTCGCCGTGGACACCATGTACGTGGGCAAAAAGCTGGGCCTGCTCGTCTTTCCCTACCTACACCAG GACTGGGAGGTGCGGTACCAGCAGGACACGCCCGTGGCCCCCCGCTTTGACGTCAACGCTCCTGACCTCTACATTCCAG CCATGGCTTTCATCACCTACGTCTTGGTGGCTGGCCTGGCGCTGGGGACCCAGGATAG GTTCTCTCCCGACCTCCTGGGGCTGCAGGCGAGCTCGGCGTTGGCCTGGCTGACAGTGGAGGTGCTGGCCATCCTGCTCAGCCTCTACCTTATCACTGTCAACACAGACCTCAGCACTATCGACCTGGTGGCTTTCCTGGGCTACAAGTATGTTGG GATGATTGGTGGGGTCCTCATGGGCCTGCTCTTTGGGAAGATCGGCTACTACCTGGTGCTGGGCTGGTGCTGTGTGTCCATCTTTGTGTTCATG ATCCGGACACTGCGGCTGAAGATCCTGGCGGAGGCGGCGGCCGAGGGCATCCCGGTGCGTGGGGCGCGGAACCAGCTGCGCATGTACTTGACCATGGCCGTGGCGGCGGCACAGCCCCTGCTCATGTACTGGCTCACCTTCCACCTGGTGCGGTGA
- the YIF1B gene encoding protein YIF1B isoform X1, with protein sequence MNPAGLAAVGTPRQRKWPSKRRVPVSQPGMADPHQLFDDTSSSQSRGYGAQRVPGGLGYPAASASPQGAFLADPVSNMAMAYGSSLAAQGKELVDKNIDRFIPVTKLKYYFAVDTMYVGKKLGLLVFPYLHQDWEVRYQQDTPVAPRFDVNAPDLYIPAMAFITYVLVAGLALGTQDRFSPDLLGLQASSALAWLTVEVLAILLSLYLITVNTDLSTIDLVAFLGYKYVGMIGGVLMGLLFGKIGYYLVLGWCCVSIFVFMIRTLRLKILAEAAAEGIPVRGARNQLRMYLTMAVAAAQPLLMYWLTFHLVR encoded by the exons CCTCGAAGCGGAGGGTTCCTGTGTCCCAGCCAGGCATGGCTGACCCCCACCAGCTTTTTGATGACACGAGTTCATCCCAGAGCCGGGGCTATGGGGCCCAGAGGGTGCCTGGCGGCCTGGGCTACCCTGCAGCCTCCGCCTCGCCCCAGGGGGCCTTCCTGGCTGATCCTGTGTCCAACATGGCCATGGCCTATGGGAGCAGCCTCGCTGCGCAGGGCAAGGAGCTGGTGGATAAGAAC ATCGACCGCTTCATCCCTGTCACCAAGCTCAAGTATTACTTCGCCGTGGACACCATGTACGTGGGCAAAAAGCTGGGCCTGCTCGTCTTTCCCTACCTACACCAG GACTGGGAGGTGCGGTACCAGCAGGACACGCCCGTGGCCCCCCGCTTTGACGTCAACGCTCCTGACCTCTACATTCCAG CCATGGCTTTCATCACCTACGTCTTGGTGGCTGGCCTGGCGCTGGGGACCCAGGATAG GTTCTCTCCCGACCTCCTGGGGCTGCAGGCGAGCTCGGCGTTGGCCTGGCTGACAGTGGAGGTGCTGGCCATCCTGCTCAGCCTCTACCTTATCACTGTCAACACAGACCTCAGCACTATCGACCTGGTGGCTTTCCTGGGCTACAAGTATGTTGG GATGATTGGTGGGGTCCTCATGGGCCTGCTCTTTGGGAAGATCGGCTACTACCTGGTGCTGGGCTGGTGCTGTGTGTCCATCTTTGTGTTCATG ATCCGGACACTGCGGCTGAAGATCCTGGCGGAGGCGGCGGCCGAGGGCATCCCGGTGCGTGGGGCGCGGAACCAGCTGCGCATGTACTTGACCATGGCCGTGGCGGCGGCACAGCCCCTGCTCATGTACTGGCTCACCTTCCACCTGGTGCGGTGA